The following proteins are co-located in the Vanessa cardui chromosome 15, ilVanCard2.1, whole genome shotgun sequence genome:
- the LOC124535562 gene encoding connectin-like — METVIQYLLLALALTSVQISFTESRLNEKRRDKTERRYHAVQAKDNMCEITNRESKVHCYCENTAIKTATRADCWVFNGGIDETDPIWTSFSSQPYLERLTFNVRSDGALKFIPLQVIHRLKKLQKLFIHYATLNKIEKKTFANISTVREITLMNDKIMELDFSSFSNLPALVNLTIKGNKVTEIQRDVFVDLPNLRYLDLSANAISVTHDGCFEHLNVLNDLVLEANLISVLTRDTFKGLGNLTRLDLRSNKLSMIGDLTFSELWNLNELLLDNNELKYLSERAFDGLALLQKLSMTGNQLQSINEGLLEGVRGLELLDLRNNEIELLTYETVKPILENLKMKTSVLYLSGNQLNCDCRLSWIQLLRNETKSEPLRIALDEVTCIPNTAKNVGASNDLNGDIVQDEKSIKTENLFELESSSDVFQQDGNDEELYGESNPSYKFEATLKPIPNQIALVDIPTESLPCPGELMQNGEDSLMLSSKDESYWQPNSSLKILSSLSLVLTLVIISLFH, encoded by the exons ATGGAGACCGTCATTCAATATTTACTTCTGGCTCTTGCGCTGACCTCAGTGCAAATATCCTTTACTGAAAGCCGTCTAAATGAAAAACGTAGAGATAAAACTGAAAGGAGATATCATGCTGTGCAGGCTAAGGATAATATGTGCGAAATAACAAACAGAGAATCGAAAGTACACTGCTATTGTGAAAACACAGCCATAAAAACCGCTACACGAGCGGACTGCTGGGTTTTTAATGGAGGTATAGACGAAACCGATCCAATCTGGACGAGTTTTAGTTCGCAGCCGTATCTTGAAAGATTAACATTCAACGTAAGGTCAGACGGTGCactcaaattcattcctttacaAGTAATCCATCGTTTAAAGAAATTGCAGAAGCTATTCATTCATTACgcgacattaaataaaatcgagAAGAAGACATTCGCAAACATATCCACAGTTAGAGAAATAACATTgatgaatgataaaataatgGAATTGGATTTTTCCTCATTCTCAAATCTACCGGCACTCGTTAATTTAACGATAAAAGGAAACAAAGTTACTGAAATACAGCGGGATGTTTTTGTGGATTTACCAAATCTCAGATACCTAGATTTGTCAGCTAACGCCATCAGTGTTACTCATGATGGATGTTTCGAACATTTAAACGTTCTTAACGATTTAGTCCTTGAAGCAAATTTAATTTCTGTATTAACTAGAGATACCTTTAAAGGTCTAGGTAATTTAACGAGATTGGATTTGAGATCGAATAAATTGTCAATGATTGGAGATTTGACATTTTCAGAACTGTGGAATTTAAACGAACTCCTTTTAGACAATAacgaattgaaatatttatctgaAAGGGCCTTTGATGGACTGGCTTTACTTCAGAAATTATCTATGACTGGAAATCAATTGCAATCCATTAACGAGGGACTATTGGAAGGCGTAAGAGGACTGGAGTTATTAGATTTGagaaataatgaaattgaattattaacttACGAAACTGTTAAACCAATTCTTGAAAATTTGAAGATGAAAACGTCGGTCTTATATTTAAGCG gtaATCAATTAAACTGCGATTGTCGTTTATCATGGATTCAACTATTGCGCAATGAAACTAAAAGTGAACCTCTAAGGATAGCACTCGACGAAGTAACATGTATTCCTAATACTGCTAAAAACGTGGGTGCTTCAAACGATTTGAATGGAGATATAGTACAAgatgaaaaatctattaaaactgAAAACTTATTCGAACTGGAATCTAGCAGTGACGTTTTCCAACAAGACGGCAATGATGAAGAACTGTATGGAGAAAGTAATCCATCTTATAAATTTGAAGCAACTTTAAAACCAATCCCTAATCAAATTGCATTAGTTGATATACCGACAGAATCATTGCCTTGTCCGGGAGAGCTAATGCAGAACGGAGAAGATTCTTTAATGCTTTCGTCGAAAGATGAAAGTTATTGGCAGCCAAATTCCAGTTTGAAGATATTATCAAGTTTGTCGTTAGTGCTTACGTtagtaataataagtttattccattaa